A DNA window from Microcystis aeruginosa NIES-843 contains the following coding sequences:
- a CDS encoding class I SAM-dependent methyltransferase → MENIGKIPLKDEWRNRWATIKQFILNPVREMAFLQDQFQVSELYTNIAKRDPHLHDPNFPQWLNFGYWQEETTYNGACAALARKLAEVAELKAGDHLLDVGFGFAEQDLLWVRENNVGSIIGLNTTELQVEIAQERVAKAGLSDRIKLQVGSATQIPFPENSFDKLTALECAFHFDTREDFFAEAFRVLQPGGRLAIADCLPRVGREINFWLRVNSKKMCIPFANQYDRHTYVEKLKKHGFVNIQALSISEYVWPAMVHYFAQISQGISKHDLVIDLQKDNPGLEAWSRNRGWFMAFDDYLLFSAEKPKLN, encoded by the coding sequence TTGGAAAACATCGGCAAAATTCCCCTCAAAGATGAATGGCGTAATCGCTGGGCAACCATCAAACAATTTATCCTTAATCCGGTTCGAGAAATGGCGTTTTTGCAAGATCAGTTTCAAGTTTCTGAACTGTATACTAATATAGCGAAACGCGATCCTCATCTTCATGATCCTAATTTTCCCCAATGGCTTAATTTTGGTTATTGGCAAGAAGAAACAACTTATAACGGAGCTTGTGCCGCTTTAGCGCGTAAATTAGCCGAAGTAGCCGAACTTAAAGCCGGAGATCACCTTTTGGATGTGGGTTTCGGTTTTGCTGAACAGGATTTACTCTGGGTAAGAGAAAACAATGTTGGCTCAATTATCGGTCTAAATACAACCGAGTTACAAGTAGAAATTGCTCAAGAAAGAGTAGCTAAAGCAGGGTTATCGGACAGGATAAAACTTCAAGTCGGCTCGGCTACTCAAATACCTTTTCCTGAGAATTCTTTTGATAAGTTGACCGCTTTAGAATGTGCTTTTCATTTTGACACTCGTGAGGATTTTTTTGCGGAAGCTTTTCGAGTTTTGCAGCCCGGTGGAAGGTTGGCTATAGCGGATTGTTTGCCTAGAGTGGGTCGAGAAATTAACTTCTGGCTGCGGGTTAATAGTAAGAAAATGTGTATTCCCTTTGCTAATCAATACGACCGACATACTTATGTGGAAAAACTCAAAAAGCATGGATTTGTTAATATCCAAGCTTTATCTATTAGTGAATATGTTTGGCCGGCAATGGTTCATTATTTTGCCCAGATTAGCCAAGGAATTAGTAAGCATGATTTAGTTATCGATCTCCAGAAAGATAACCCTGGACTTGAAGCTTGGTCAAGAAATCGGGGTTGGTTTATGGCGTTTGATGATTATCTTTTGTTTTCGGCAGAAAAGCCTAAATTAAACTGA